The genomic segment GAAGGCGGGCACCGTGATGGACGTCGGCAATCAGGTGTCGCAGGCGGCGGGCGGGATCGTCGTCGGCATCGAGCGCGCGAAGGCGATGGGCCTGCTCGCCGACATCAAGGAGGCGATGTACGACATCAGGCTGCTCGGCGATCTGCTGAAACAGGCGGTCGATTCGTTCGCCGAGCACAACCGCGTGCTCGCGCAACTGATGCAGCAGATGTCGGACGCGGGCGAGATGCAGACGTCGACGGGCAAGCTGATCCTGCGTAACGCCCGCGCAGTTTAATACGGGCGATCACGTTTGTTTTCGAAGTCGAAGAGGTGCGTATGTCAATCGGTGTGCAAAGCAGCGGCATCAACATCAGCAACCCGGAGCTGTCCCGGCTCGCCGACGCGGGGCTGCCCGGGCAGGGCGAGAAGGCGGTTCGCGACGACGGCCGCGCGGTTGCGCGCGCGGACGCGGCGCTCGCGGCCGCCGTCGGCGAGCGCGTGTCGCAGCAGCGCGACGCGGGGCCGGGCGAGCCGCGCGTCGCGCTCGCCCAGCCGAAACCCGCCGCGCAGACGCGCGCGACGGACCGGCGGACGGTCTCGGGAATGGAGCGCGAGCACAAGCGGCTCGCCGCGAGCCAGATGCCCGCCGTGAGGAACATGCTCGACGCGCTCGTTCAGCGCCACGCGCCGCCCGCCGATACGAAGGCGGGCGGCGAAGGCGCGAAGCGCGTCGGCGACGATGCGCCGCGCGCGACGGCGAACGAGCCGCAGCGCTTCTCGTTCGCCGAGGACAAGGCGTTCGACGCGATGCTCGCGCTCGGCATCGCGATGCAGAAGAACGTGCAGTCGGATCTCGTGATGCAGGGCAAGCTCACGACGCTCGCGCACGACGCGATGATGAGCGCGGCCGCGCAGGATCGCAGCATCGGCGCCGCGCAGATGACGGCCGCGATCGCGGGCGGCGCGCTGCAGGCGGCGACCTCGCTCGGCGGCGCGGCGCAGCAGATGAAGGGCTTGAGCACGAAGTCGATGTCGATCGAAAAGGAGATGAAGCCGCAGGCGGAGCTCAAGCAGTTCCACGCCGAGCAGGCGCTCGAACTGCGCGGCGTCAACAAGCCGGTGTTGCAGAACGACGCGGTGTCGCACGTGAAGGTCAAGCGCGACACCGGGGAGGCCGCGCGCCACGAGATCGACCCGGGCGGCGAGCGGATGAGCGACGAGCACGCGAGCGTGCTCGCGCAGGAGGCGCCCGCGCGGCAGCACCGGATCGACATGCACGGCATGCGCCACGAACAGAACCTCGTGAAGGCGAGCCGCCAGCAGATGAAGGGCGACCTGATCCAGTCGGGCGGCCAGATCGGCAGGAACCAGATCGACGGCGCGTCGGCGCAGCAGCAGGGCGCGGATCGCGCGGAGCAGAAAGAGGACGAGAGCGCGCAGCAGACGGCGATGGCGGCGGCGAGCGCGCGCGACGAAGCCGCGCACCGCGGCCGCGAAGCCGCGCAGAAGGCGATCGACGCGGCGAAGAGCCAGGTCGCGAACGACAACGCGGTGGCCGCGCAGGTAGCCGGCAATCTGCGGACCTGACGGTTCGCGCCGCGGCGGACGCGGGGGGCGTCGCCCGCCGCGCGCCGTCGCGTTTCGGGGGCGGGCGATGGCGTTTTTGTGAAAGCGTGCGCCGGCATCCGTCTCCAGAATCGGAATTCCGATGGTTGAGCGCATGGCGACATACAAGGAACTGAAGGCCCGGGCCGAGGCGTTGAGCGCGCAGGCCGAAGCGGCGCGGCAGGCCGAATTGCAGGCCGCGATCGACGACGTGCGCGCGAAGGTGCGCGAGTACGGTCTGACGGCATACGACGTGTTCGGACACCGAAAGAAACCGGGCGAGCGCAAGCGCGAGGCGGTCAGGCCGAAGTACCGCGATCCGGCGACGGGTGCGACCTGGAGCGGGCGCGGCATCGAGCCGAAATGGATTCGCGGCCGCAACCGGGACGAATTCCTGATCGAGTGAAGGCGGGCGCCGCGCATCGCGCGCGCCCTCGATGAATCCGATAGCACGAAGGTGAAACACGATGAACATCCAGGCCGATATGGGGCGCGCGCTGGCCGCGCGCGATTGGCAAGCGGTCGCGGCGCTCGCGAAGACGATGCCCGCCGATGCCGGCGCGCGGGCGATGACCGGCGACGATCTGCGCGCGGCGGGCGTCGATCGCCGCGCGCCGGAGCAAAAGCTCGGCGCGGCGATCGACGAATTCGCGTCGGCCCGGCTGCCCGATCTGGTCGACGGCCGCCTCGTCGAAGGCCGCCGCGCGGACCTCACGGTGTTCGACGACGCGCGCGTCGCGGTGCGCAGCCATGCGCTCGCGCAGCGCAACCTGCTCGAACGATGGGAAACCGGGCACCTGGGCGGCACGCTCGACGCCGCGGGCAGCGACGGCGGCATCGAGCCGGACCCGATCCTTCAGGGGCTCATCGACGTGATCGCCCAGGGCAAGTCGGACGTCGATGCGTACGCGACGATCGTCGAGGGGCTGACGAAGTATTTCCAGAGCGTCGCCGACGTGATGAGCAAGCTGCAGGATTACATCTCGGCGAAAGACGACAAGAACATGAAGATCGACGGCCATGCGATCCGCGAGCTGCTGCAGGACGTCATCGATCACCTGCCGACGATGCAGTTGCCGAAAGGCGCGGACATCGCCCGCTGGCGCAAGGAGCTCGGCGACGCGGTGACGATCAGCGATTCGGGCGTCGTGACGATCAATCCGGACAAGCTGATCAAGATGCGCGATTCGCTGCCGGACAGCGGCGACGTGACCTGGGACACCGCGCGCTACCAGGCGTGGAACACCGCGTTCTCCGGCCAGAAGGACAACATCCAGAACGACGTCCAGACGCTCGTCGAGAAATACTCGCACCAGAACTCGAACTTCGACAATCTCGTCAAGGTGCTGAGCGGCGCGATCTCGACGCTGACGGACACCGCGAAAAGCTATCTGCAGATCTGAACGAGGCCGCGCGCCCGTGCCGTCGCGCTCGCTGCCGCGATTGCGGCGACGGCGCGCGCTCGCGCGGGTCCTGCCTCGATCCGAAGCAACCGACAAGAGGAAAAAAATTCGTCATGCCGCCGTCCATTCACCGATCTTCGTCCCTCAACAGCACGCCGGCCGCGGTCGCCGGCGGCGCTCCGCGTTCGTCCGGGCGCGGCGGCTTCCCGGCCGACGTGGCGCGCGTGGCGAGCGCGCGCCGGCATACGTTGCCAGTCATAGGCTCGCGGCGCGGCGTCGAGAACGATCGCAGCGCGTCCGCGCTACGTGAATCGTTCCGGCAGCGCCTCGACACCGTGTCGTCGCGCGCGATGCAGCCGCCCGAGGACGACCCGCGCGCGACGGCCGCTACGGCCGGCCAGCCGCACGGCGCGACGTCGCTCGAACAGGCGCGTGCGTATCTGGGCGAACTCGCGGGCGAGCGTCGCGGCGCGCTGACGACGCTCGTCGCGCAACTGGGCGGCCACGATCGCCGTGCGCTCGACCATCTCGCGATGACGGTGCACGCGCTGCACCTGACGGTCGACGACGCGAGCCATGCGACGACGTTCGCCGGAATCGGCGACGCGCTCGCGTCGTTCCTCGCGGCCGCCGCGCGAGCGGGCGCGAGGAACGGCTCGGCGTCGCGCGATCTGTGCGTCGAGGGCAACAAGGACTACCGGAAGCTCTGCGAGCGCGTCGGCGCGTTACTGAGGGCCGACGGCGTCGCGAGCGCGATGTTCGGCCGTGCGCGCGAGCGCGGCGACGCGGCGGCGGGCGCGCTCGTGTCCGAGCGGCTCGGCGGCCGGATGGACGGGCACGTGC from the Burkholderia humptydooensis genome contains:
- a CDS encoding IpaC/SipC family type III secretion system effector yields the protein MSIGVQSSGINISNPELSRLADAGLPGQGEKAVRDDGRAVARADAALAAAVGERVSQQRDAGPGEPRVALAQPKPAAQTRATDRRTVSGMEREHKRLAASQMPAVRNMLDALVQRHAPPADTKAGGEGAKRVGDDAPRATANEPQRFSFAEDKAFDAMLALGIAMQKNVQSDLVMQGKLTTLAHDAMMSAAAQDRSIGAAQMTAAIAGGALQAATSLGGAAQQMKGLSTKSMSIEKEMKPQAELKQFHAEQALELRGVNKPVLQNDAVSHVKVKRDTGEAARHEIDPGGERMSDEHASVLAQEAPARQHRIDMHGMRHEQNLVKASRQQMKGDLIQSGGQIGRNQIDGASAQQQGADRAEQKEDESAQQTAMAAASARDEAAHRGREAAQKAIDAAKSQVANDNAVAAQVAGNLRT
- the bprA gene encoding T3SS protein BprA, which gives rise to MATYKELKARAEALSAQAEAARQAELQAAIDDVRAKVREYGLTAYDVFGHRKKPGERKREAVRPKYRDPATGATWSGRGIEPKWIRGRNRDEFLIE
- the sctA gene encoding type III secretion system needle tip protein SctA, translating into MNIQADMGRALAARDWQAVAALAKTMPADAGARAMTGDDLRAAGVDRRAPEQKLGAAIDEFASARLPDLVDGRLVEGRRADLTVFDDARVAVRSHALAQRNLLERWETGHLGGTLDAAGSDGGIEPDPILQGLIDVIAQGKSDVDAYATIVEGLTKYFQSVADVMSKLQDYISAKDDKNMKIDGHAIRELLQDVIDHLPTMQLPKGADIARWRKELGDAVTISDSGVVTINPDKLIKMRDSLPDSGDVTWDTARYQAWNTAFSGQKDNIQNDVQTLVEKYSHQNSNFDNLVKVLSGAISTLTDTAKSYLQI